The following proteins come from a genomic window of Gimesia chilikensis:
- a CDS encoding DUF1080 domain-containing protein, whose translation MKRNQVWGLTLAFLASLCLAGSVQAGETGWVELFNGKNLEGWTQHNGTATYKVEDGTIVGTTSEGSPNSFMCTKKNYGDFELEFEVKVADELNSGCQIRSQQKDGDGRVNGPQVEIEASGKNGAEAGYVYGEATGRGWLTPEDRLKPHKNMKDGEWNKFRIVAKGPRIQTWINGKQIEDLTDEAIYKTHPTGFIGLQVHGIKKGTGPYSVAWKNIRIKELD comes from the coding sequence ATGAAACGCAATCAAGTATGGGGCTTAACCCTGGCGTTCCTGGCAAGCCTCTGTCTGGCAGGTTCTGTGCAGGCTGGAGAAACTGGCTGGGTCGAGCTGTTCAACGGCAAGAATCTCGAAGGCTGGACACAGCATAACGGAACGGCGACCTATAAGGTTGAAGATGGGACGATCGTAGGAACGACCTCTGAAGGCAGCCCCAACTCGTTCATGTGCACCAAAAAGAACTACGGCGATTTCGAACTGGAGTTCGAAGTCAAGGTGGCAGATGAACTGAACTCGGGTTGTCAGATTCGCAGCCAGCAGAAGGACGGTGATGGTCGCGTGAATGGTCCCCAGGTTGAGATCGAAGCCAGCGGTAAGAACGGAGCCGAAGCCGGTTATGTGTATGGTGAAGCTACCGGTCGGGGCTGGTTAACTCCCGAGGATCGTCTGAAGCCACATAAAAACATGAAAGATGGCGAGTGGAACAAGTTTCGGATCGTTGCCAAAGGTCCTCGGATCCAGACCTGGATCAATGGTAAGCAGATCGAAGATCTGACGGACGAAGCGATCTATAAGACGCATCCCACAGGCTTCATCGGCCTGCAGGTACACGGCATCAAGAAGGGGACCGGTCCTTATTCGGTTGCCTGGAAAAACATTCGGATCAAAGAACTCGACTAG
- a CDS encoding proline--tRNA ligase has protein sequence MRWSNTLIPTIKEVPSDAEIPSHQLMLRAGLIRQLMAGAYTYLPLGWKSIQKAAQIVREEMDAAGAAELHMPALQPLGLFERTQRKDAFGSVLIQFNVPRGNRQIPMALGPTHEEVVTDLISHCISSYKQLPLTVYQIQTKFRNEERPRFGVLRTSEFLMKDAYSFSSSVEQLDEIYDRMYRAYCRIFARCGLKYLPVEAESGPIGGDASHEFMIPAENGEDSIVYCEASGYAANMERADTGRPTPEIKTSADAGTMEKQATPGATSIEQVSQMLSCEPSQMIKTLIYQADDEPVAVLIRGDHEANEGKIRRALGATTVELADDKTIREVTGAPTGFAGPVGIKCKIIADHDIPLIANAITGANEADAHLVNVNVGRDYELETTYDLRNAAAGDPCPKSGEPLAIVHGIEVGHVFKLGTKYTEALDADFLDEKEKRHPIIMGCYGIGINRIIAGLAETKHDDKGLIWPLSIAPYEVLVIPLNIKDDEVMQTAERYYEELKAAGVDVLFDDRNARPGVKFNDADLIGIPYRVVIGGKGLKNGEIETKWRTADDAEMIALDAGITPILDALAARKAEEYKAANVPE, from the coding sequence TGATCCGACAGTTGATGGCAGGCGCTTATACCTACCTCCCCCTGGGCTGGAAATCGATCCAGAAAGCAGCTCAGATTGTGCGAGAAGAGATGGACGCCGCCGGCGCGGCAGAACTCCACATGCCCGCTCTGCAACCCCTGGGTCTGTTTGAACGCACTCAGCGGAAAGACGCATTTGGCTCCGTACTGATCCAGTTCAACGTCCCTCGTGGAAACCGTCAGATCCCCATGGCACTTGGGCCCACACACGAAGAGGTCGTCACCGACCTGATCAGCCACTGTATCAGCAGTTACAAACAGCTGCCGCTGACCGTTTATCAGATTCAAACCAAGTTCCGCAACGAAGAACGCCCCCGCTTCGGCGTGCTGCGAACCAGTGAGTTCCTGATGAAAGACGCCTACAGCTTCAGCTCTTCCGTAGAGCAGCTGGATGAAATCTACGACCGCATGTACCGCGCTTACTGCCGCATCTTTGCCCGCTGTGGTCTGAAGTATCTGCCCGTAGAAGCAGAAAGTGGCCCCATCGGCGGCGATGCCTCGCACGAATTCATGATCCCCGCCGAAAACGGCGAGGACTCGATCGTTTACTGCGAAGCCTCTGGATACGCAGCCAACATGGAACGGGCCGACACCGGTCGTCCCACCCCTGAAATCAAAACCTCCGCTGATGCCGGGACTATGGAAAAACAGGCCACTCCTGGGGCAACCAGCATTGAGCAGGTCAGCCAGATGCTGAGCTGTGAACCCTCACAGATGATCAAAACGCTGATCTACCAGGCTGATGACGAACCAGTGGCTGTCCTGATTCGCGGCGACCATGAAGCCAACGAAGGCAAGATTCGCCGTGCCCTGGGTGCGACCACTGTCGAACTGGCTGATGACAAGACCATCCGGGAAGTCACAGGTGCCCCCACCGGTTTCGCCGGTCCTGTGGGAATCAAATGCAAGATCATCGCCGACCATGACATCCCCCTGATCGCGAATGCCATCACTGGTGCGAACGAAGCCGACGCCCATTTGGTGAATGTGAACGTGGGCCGGGATTACGAACTGGAAACCACCTACGACCTGCGTAACGCTGCCGCCGGCGATCCCTGCCCCAAAAGTGGGGAACCTCTGGCGATCGTGCATGGCATCGAAGTCGGTCACGTCTTCAAACTGGGCACCAAATACACGGAAGCCCTCGACGCCGACTTTCTGGATGAGAAAGAGAAACGGCATCCGATTATTATGGGTTGCTACGGCATCGGGATAAACCGCATCATCGCCGGCCTCGCTGAGACAAAGCATGATGACAAAGGCCTGATCTGGCCGCTTTCAATTGCTCCCTACGAGGTGCTTGTCATTCCGTTGAATATCAAGGATGACGAAGTCATGCAGACCGCGGAGCGCTACTATGAAGAGCTCAAAGCAGCCGGCGTCGACGTCCTCTTTGACGACCGTAACGCCCGGCCAGGTGTCAAATTCAATGACGCCGACCTGATTGGGATTCCTTATCGCGTCGTCATCGGCGGCAAGGGACTCAAGAACGGCGAAATCGAAACCAAATGGCGGACCGCAGATGATGCAGAAATGATCGCCCTCGATGCGGGCATCACCCCCATTCTGGATGCTCTCGCTGCCCGCAAAGCGGAAGAATATAAAGCCGCAAACGTACCTGAATAG